Below is a window of Limibacillus halophilus DNA.
TGATGCCCGCCGCTTTCAAAGCCGCCGTCATCAACGATATCGGTCCCGATTTCACTCCAGGCGGTGTCGAGCGGATACTTGCAGCAATTGGCGAAGATAAACCGCAGGCGGATTGGCCCGATGCTATGGCGCATATCGCCAGCAACTTCCCGCCCGGCAGTTACCCACGCGCGGATGAGAACACCTACCGCAAACTAGCCGAGACCGCGTTCAAGGCCGGCGACGACGGAAAATTGCATTTCAGTTGGGATACGGCGATTGCCCAGGCACTCGTTAAGGGTCCGCCACCGGGCGACCTCTGGCCACCGTTTCTGAGCTTGAAGCAAAAGCCGCTTTTACTGGTCCGGGGGGAGACATCCGATCTCCTGAGCGCGGAAACGGCGGCACGTATGGCCGAACGGCATCCGGACCTGACTGAGGTGTGCGTCAGAGGCACGCCACACGCCCCGACATTGGATGAACCCGAAGTGGAGCTAGCGATCGATGAGTTCCTCGCCCGTATCGATTCCTAAGACCTCTGCGTCCGACCTAACGACACCGGTCTTTGCCGATGTTCTGGCCGCCGCCGAGAGGCTGAAAGGCCATGCCATCCGTACGCCGTTGCTCGAGAATATGGCGCTCAACGAACGTACCGGCGGCCGAATTCTGATCAAACCGGAGGTCCTGCAACGCACAGGGTCTTTCAAGTTCCGCGGCGCTTACAATGCAATTTCCAGCCTTCCCGCTGACGCAAAAAAGCGCGGTGTTATTGCCTACTCCTCAGGAAACCACGCGCAGGGCGTGGCCGCCGCCGCCCAGATTTGCGGCATCCCGGCGCGTATCGTCATGCCGTCGGACGCCCCTGCCATCAAGGTTCAGAATACCAAAGGCTATGGCGCGGAGGTCATCCCCTATGACCGGTTTGGCGAGAACCGCGAAGAAATTGCGGCTCGTATCTGCGCCGAATACGGAAGTTACTTGATCGCACCCTATGATGACCGCCGGATCATTGCCGGCCAGGGCACTTGCGGCCTGGAGATTGCCGAACAGGCCGAGGCGCTTGGCGCGCTTCCAGAAGAGGTCCTTACGTGCTGCGGCGGCGGCGGATTGACGGCCGGTATCGCCCTCGCCCTCCAGAACAGGCTTCCAGATACCGCACTAACGCTCGTTGAACCTGCCGGATTCGATGATACGGGACGCTCGCTTGGGAGCGGATCAAGAGAGGCGAACGACCCCGCGGCAAGGTCGATCTGCGACGCATTGCTTTCGCCTATGCCGGGGAACCTAACTTTTCAGATCAATAAGAGCCTGGTCACTCAAGGCGTCGCTGTCAGCGACGACGAAGTAATGGACGCCATGGCCTTCGCGTTTCGATGGTTGAAGTTGGTTGTTGAACCAGGTGGCGCCGTCACGCTAGCCGCCGTTCTCTCAGGCAAGGTCGCGACGCACGGCCGAACCTTGGCCATCGTCCTTTCAGGCGGAAATGTCGACTGGCCTCGGCTCCAAGAGGCTCTTGAAAGAGCCTGACCCCATCAAACGGGCGACGACGACGTATTACTGCCGGATGAATTTGCGCTGACCGCAGAAGTGCCGGACGAGGCTGCTGCGGTCTTGGGCTGTATGGAAGCCGGACGGGCATCCTCGATACGTTTGAGCATGCCTTCGATGAAGGCGCCCGCGTCAATAGACAAGGATTTATGCATAATATCGCCGGTCACCTTCGCGCTGGCGAGGAGTGCGACATTGGTTGCGTGTATCTCGCCATCGACCTGGCCAGATACCTTGACCTCTTCGGCCCGTATGACGCCTTTGACTCGCGCACCATGTCCGATCGTGACGCTTCGGCTCAAAACATCGCCATCAACCTGTCCGTCAATCTGAATATCGCCATCGGATTCAAGGTTTCCGCGAATCGTCAGATCGTTGCTGATGATCGACGGCACGCCCCCGATCGATGCACGAGGGCGACTGCCAAGGCCATTGTCCTTGGGCTCCGGGGAGGGGGTCATATCAGAAGGTCCTCCGTTCTTAGCCTTTGAAAACATGCCTACCTGCCTCCAGAAAGTTATCCGGGTTGAGCGGGTTGCCATCGATGCGGATCTCGTAGTGCAGGTGCGGTCCAGTGCTTCGTCCAGACGACCCTACGGCACCAATCGGTTGCCGGAAATCAATGGTTTCACCGCGTTTCACCTCTATCCGTTTGAGGTGCGCATAACGTGTTGTAACACCGAAACCATGATCAATTTCTATATAACGGCCATAATTTCCAAACCATCCGGCTTTTACCACCTTGCCTGGTGCAGGTGCGAATACCGGTGTTCCCGTCGGCGCACCAAGGTCGATACCGTAATGCTGCGCCCGCTTGCCGTTCTTCGGGTCCTTACGCGGACCATAGTTACTGTTCAACTCGTAGCTATCCATCGGCGGTGTCAGAGGCAATGCGGTTGCGATGGTTCGCAGCCCCTCCCAGCGCCGCAGGTGCAGGTCCAGTAGTGCCAGCGCTGTTTGGAAAGAGTTGTCCTGATCCAGTTCCGGCCCTACCAACGGTACGAACGGACCACCCATGCCAAGCTCGCCCTCCGGTGCATCGTTCACGCGGTTCAAAAGCTTGTCGACTTCCACACCCGTCATCGCAACGGCTTTTTCGATGTCACCGATGCTGCTGAGCGTGCGTTCGGTAAGC
It encodes the following:
- a CDS encoding alpha/beta fold hydrolase produces the protein MTPRRDLKVRTKDGLRLHVEDWGDPLDDTAPLLCLSGLTRNTRDFRELAERHAPHRRVVTFDYRGRGRSDRDSNWRNYRPEVYLDDVFQVIAATNLHHFVVVGTSLGGLLTMGMGLLMPAAFKAAVINDIGPDFTPGGVERILAAIGEDKPQADWPDAMAHIASNFPPGSYPRADENTYRKLAETAFKAGDDGKLHFSWDTAIAQALVKGPPPGDLWPPFLSLKQKPLLLVRGETSDLLSAETAARMAERHPDLTEVCVRGTPHAPTLDEPEVELAIDEFLARIDS
- a CDS encoding threonine ammonia-lyase, whose product is MSSSPVSIPKTSASDLTTPVFADVLAAAERLKGHAIRTPLLENMALNERTGGRILIKPEVLQRTGSFKFRGAYNAISSLPADAKKRGVIAYSSGNHAQGVAAAAQICGIPARIVMPSDAPAIKVQNTKGYGAEVIPYDRFGENREEIAARICAEYGSYLIAPYDDRRIIAGQGTCGLEIAEQAEALGALPEEVLTCCGGGGLTAGIALALQNRLPDTALTLVEPAGFDDTGRSLGSGSREANDPAARSICDALLSPMPGNLTFQINKSLVTQGVAVSDDEVMDAMAFAFRWLKLVVEPGGAVTLAAVLSGKVATHGRTLAIVLSGGNVDWPRLQEALERA
- a CDS encoding bactofilin family protein, giving the protein MTPSPEPKDNGLGSRPRASIGGVPSIISNDLTIRGNLESDGDIQIDGQVDGDVLSRSVTIGHGARVKGVIRAEEVKVSGQVDGEIHATNVALLASAKVTGDIMHKSLSIDAGAFIEGMLKRIEDARPASIQPKTAAASSGTSAVSANSSGSNTSSSPV